The DNA region CATAAGAATGCCAAATCCAACTAATGCTAAGGTCATGAACAATAGAAGGAAATCCGGTGATCCTCTACGTCGCTCCATATTGATCCTCTCCCAAGATTAGAATAGGCCGCCGGGTTGACGGCAGCCTAAATTGTTAAGCATCCTACGCTAATTTTGCTTTCACATCTGAAAGCTTTTTTTTAGCCGCTTCCAAAATCGCGGCAGGGATTTCCGCTTGATAGTCGATGCCGTGTGGAAAAAGGTGTTTCCCGATGTGCGGTTCTTCAAGTTGTAAAATGGCTTCAGGGTGCAAATCCCCGCCGTCAACAACATGTCCCCGAATACGCAAGTAGTAAACAGCATTTGTCGTCCGATCATCATATTTAAAATCGTATGTAGCGTGATCATAATCCCAAGTTGCATCGCTTATAAAGCCAGCGTTCTTCAAAACGTGGTCTAAATGAGCCAAATTAATTTTTAGCTCAGAAAAACTCATCTCTAATAGCATTTCGCTTCCCACTCCTTGATAGAATTGTCATTATTAAGTACTTCTATCATGATATTATGTTTTCCTGCTGGGCGCAATGTAAATTTAACGTTGCGACGCGAGGAAGAGGATGAATGAATGTCTTTTGTTTAGGAAAACCTACATATGATCACGCAATTCAAGGAGGGCTTGGGATGGCGAATACAATTCGTAATATTATGACGACAGATGTCGAATGTGTCACATTGCTAGACAACGTGTATGAAGTGGCTTGTAAAATGCGCGACCACGATGTTGGGATCGTTCCGGTTGTGGATGATCAACAAAATTGTATCGGCGTAATTACGGACCGAGATATTGTGATCCGCGGGGTTGCCGGTAAACGATCAGGTTCGAGCGCGGTTGAACAAGTGATGAGCGAAACTTTGATTACGGGGACACCAGAGATGAGTGTCGATGAGGCGGCAAAATTAATGGCTGAAAAACAAATTCGTCGCCTGCCGATTATAGAAAATGGAAAGTTGGCCGGAATTGTTGCAATGGCTGACCTGGCTGTGCGCGATAAATTCGCTGATCAAGCCGGTTATGCGTTAAGCGAAATATCTGAACAACGCGGAGAAGAACATCTCCAATAATGAAGCCCCGATTGGGGCTTTTTCTTTTGCCTCCGTGTCCGTTGTTTTGTGGTGGCGTGTCTGGTCCTCATAACACGCGCGGCGGGGGCCCTTAGAATGGGCCTGTTCCACGCTAATCTTCCTCTAAAAAAAAGACAAAGATGACAAGGACAATAATAATGACCCATAACCAAACATTATCTTCATGAAACCAACGGTATAGACTCAGGGCAGGTTCCCCCTTTCCGCTCCATAATGCTATATCGTATGTTTTTACCTACGAAACGGAGCTTGCGAGAGGCGCCCAATTTAATCCTTCAATCCCTGACGCTGTCAAATACGGGTAGAAAGCAGCATACTTGATCAGGTGGGCTCTTGCATTTATCGAGTAAAGCCAGTAGTATTTTTAGTACTGAAATCAAAGGAGACTATCGACCTTGAGTAGAAAAACAAAAAAGAACGGTAAGAAAAAGTATCGAATTTTTACTCGGTGGTCTTTCATTATTTCGATCTGGACGTTTTTTACGGCTGTTGGCGTGAGCATGATCAGTGAGCTATTGCTTCGAGAAACTTCGCTGTTGCTCGCTATTTTGACTTTGCTATGCATCGTTGTCGTCGGCACTGTGGCTGATGTGGTTGCGGTTGCGATTACGGCGGCGGAACTGAGTCCATTTAATTCAATGGCGGCAAAGAAGGTGTATGGGGCCCGCAAAGGGATTGAAATGATCCAGAACGCGGAGAAATACGCTAACTTTTTTGGCGATGTGGTTGGTGATGTGCTCGGATATGTGGCAGGGATGGCGGGGGCGACATTGGTGTTTCAGATTATTCGTTTAAGCGATCAACTGACGATGCATGAGTCGGTTGTTTCCATTTTGGTCGCTGGCGTTTCAAGCGCGGCAATCGTAGGCAGTAAGGCGGTCGGGAAAAACATTGCTTTACATAATAGTACGGAAATTGTGCTCGGCTTTGGCAAACTACTGACATTCCTTACCGGGGTAAAACCTAAAAAATAACTCCGATGCCGATTACATAAAATAAACCTCCAAAGCGACCCGATCGGCTGGAGGTTTTCGTCTTACTGATCTATTTGATTGGCTTGAATCGCAAGTTTGGTTGCCGGCAATTTTACGACGACCGCGGGATAACTAATCACCGTTAAGGCCATTCCTGTCGGTTTCTGTTCAGAGTAGCTGACGATGATTTTGTCCGAAGACTGTTCTACTTTTTTAATGACAATTTTGTAACCGGCAGAGGGCCGTTGTCCCAATGTAATGATCGCGTACGTATGATTTTGATGTTGGACCGTGGCGAGTCCTGCCTGCTCTTGATGTTGGCTGATAGCCTGATTAATCGCGTCGTCATACGGGGGATCGACAAGTTCGTAATTCAAATTCGTGACACTTCCTTCCTCTTTTTCAACGCTTTCAGTTGCTTGAACATGGCAACCTGCGAGCAGAAACCCGATGGCGCACAATAAAAACCCTTTTTTCCACATTATATAGATATGATTCAACCGCATTTAAAACAACCTCCTTTTAAAGATGAAGCCGTTGTTAAGTAGTATGAATTTTTTTAATAGGGAGTATCCGTGTTAAAATGGGGTGGCGAGGTGTTTTTGGATGAAATTTGCAGAAGTTTTGAAGCAATTATCTGAGCGAGTGATCCAGTCTATTTGTCATCATCATCAGCAAACCGATACAACGTTACATTTTTTATTGGATTCTGATTGGAACAACGCTTATTGGGCAAAAATGTCCGAAGATGAGCGAATAGTGATTGAATATTTTTTACGAGAAAAAGGCAACGATTTGTTAACCTATCGTGAAATAGAACAAGCGTCCCTGCCATTAGGCGCAGTCCGCTTTCGGATTGCTTTAACCAAACTGAGAAGAGCGGGATTAATCTTCACGTTGCGACGGTTGTGGGGGGAGCAGGCCTATGTCATGTCAGAAGAACAGATTGATTTGTTTCGTAGGAAAAGTGTGTCGATTTCAACCGAGTGGAAAAGCAAGCAGCGCCTCTCAGGTCATTTATCATACCATATCCTAGATGATCTGTTACAAGTGTTAAATGTTGTTAGAAAAACGGCGATTGGATTTTCAAAAAGGGGTACCTTACATAAGAGAACGGTGAGCGCTTTATTCCATGGAACAAACATAACCGAGCAGCTGTTGGCCCCCTTTGCCGACGAATTAGAACAGCAATACCCTTTTGCCTTACACGAAGCGATTGCGCTTGATTTGTTAGTTGAACAAGGACTGTTGCAAAAGCAGGGAGAAAACGTGGTGATTGGGGCGGTCGACGAATGGGTCATCGGCAAGGATGCGGAGTTGTCGCGGTGGCTGTTAGCCGAGTTGCTAAAAAAAGCGAAATTTGAGCCAAACCTGGAAATGTTTTATACCCTTATTCAAAGACTCGATTCAGACGAAACGTACAGGTTAGATGCGATTCTTGATTCGATGAATTCATTTGGGCCAGATCGCCAAACCGCCCTGGAAAAGTGTATTCAACCGTTAACCGCATTGGGGTTGATGGAATCGAATATCGAAGAGGGAGTCACCCTTTTTAAATGGCGAACGTACCGTGATCACGAAGCGATTCCCCTCTATATACAACCGAATTTTGAGTTAATGGTTCCCGCCTTTGCCCCGTTTCGCTTGAAATGGAAGTTGCTGCAAATTGCTGAGCTGCAAACGAGCGAGGAAATGTGGGTTTTTAAGATGAGCAAGGAGAGCGTCCAAGCCGCTTTTGAATCTGGAAAAACTGCGGTCCAACTGATTGCTTGGTTGCAACAAGTGAGCGCCGTTCCGATCCCCGAAAATGTGCGATCAGCAGTTGAGCAATGGGAGCAATCGGTTGTCCAAGCCTCGTTTTGGGATGTGAGATTGCTGCGTCTAACCGATGCGACGTTAGCGACCGAATTGAAGCAAATCGAGCCGATCGCCTCGCTTTTATATGAACAAATTGGAGAGCGGGATTTTATTGTGCGAGTGGAGAACGCGGCGTTATTAGGTGAAGAGTTAGAGAAAAGAGGCTATGCGATAGGCCCGATCGTTAATTTATTGGAGCAGCCTACTTTATCCGATCGAGTCACCGCGGACCCGATTTTACCATTGTTTAAAAACAAAGTGGTTGAGCTGGATTATCAAGTGGAGAGCGTGTTTCCCGA from Ammoniphilus oxalaticus includes:
- a CDS encoding YugN family protein, with the protein product MLLEMSFSELKINLAHLDHVLKNAGFISDATWDYDHATYDFKYDDRTTNAVYYLRIRGHVVDGGDLHPEAILQLEEPHIGKHLFPHGIDYQAEIPAAILEAAKKKLSDVKAKLA
- a CDS encoding CBS domain-containing protein, which codes for MANTIRNIMTTDVECVTLLDNVYEVACKMRDHDVGIVPVVDDQQNCIGVITDRDIVIRGVAGKRSGSSAVEQVMSETLITGTPEMSVDEAAKLMAEKQIRRLPIIENGKLAGIVAMADLAVRDKFADQAGYALSEISEQRGEEHLQ
- a CDS encoding protease complex subunit PrcB family protein is translated as MRLNHIYIMWKKGFLLCAIGFLLAGCHVQATESVEKEEGSVTNLNYELVDPPYDDAINQAISQHQEQAGLATVQHQNHTYAIITLGQRPSAGYKIVIKKVEQSSDKIIVSYSEQKPTGMALTVISYPAVVVKLPATKLAIQANQIDQ
- a CDS encoding helicase-associated domain-containing protein gives rise to the protein MKFAEVLKQLSERVIQSICHHHQQTDTTLHFLLDSDWNNAYWAKMSEDERIVIEYFLREKGNDLLTYREIEQASLPLGAVRFRIALTKLRRAGLIFTLRRLWGEQAYVMSEEQIDLFRRKSVSISTEWKSKQRLSGHLSYHILDDLLQVLNVVRKTAIGFSKRGTLHKRTVSALFHGTNITEQLLAPFADELEQQYPFALHEAIALDLLVEQGLLQKQGENVVIGAVDEWVIGKDAELSRWLLAELLKKAKFEPNLEMFYTLIQRLDSDETYRLDAILDSMNSFGPDRQTALEKCIQPLTALGLMESNIEEGVTLFKWRTYRDHEAIPLYIQPNFELMVPAFAPFRLKWKLLQIAELQTSEEMWVFKMSKESVQAAFESGKTAVQLIAWLQQVSAVPIPENVRSAVEQWEQSVVQASFWDVRLLRLTDATLATELKQIEPIASLLYEQIGERDFIVRVENAALLGEELEKRGYAIGPIVNLLEQPTLSDRVTADPILPLFKNKVVELDYQVESVFPDLDDALPGLRDLPRMWLSNYAHYHGSTLRKLIQQAIDLGLELKLEADGNDHRLQPARLTNQHGFWKLVARKEDKAEAEYGLEEIGRIQIISPL